Proteins encoded by one window of Actinocorallia herbida:
- a CDS encoding PucR family transcriptional regulator — MTNESAESRALREETTRRLETALSTFGVAALGRMEERLPWFRRMPAEQRSWIGLVAQTSIAAFVDWFRNGERTRVALGGEVFATAPREMMRTIRLQHTVDMIRVISEVVETRLHDLAAPGGEAQLREAILRYTREVAFSAAQVYARAAETRGAWDARLEALVVDSLLRGDGDDGLHSWAAALGWTTKPVVVIAGHAPEDSSEAIADQIKLAARRLRVDVLSGVQGSRLIVIVGGAEDPLAAARQLSAKFGQGPVVVGPEAPDLYGATASAKAALAGLRAAVGWPDAPRPVAASELLPERALDGDEAARKYLVEQVFAPIQAAGAPLLDTLTTYLEQGSSLEATARLLYVHPNTVRYRLRRVSELTGLTPTDGRGAFTLRIALVLGRFTDRSGSF, encoded by the coding sequence GTGACGAACGAGAGCGCGGAAAGCCGCGCGCTGCGGGAGGAGACCACCCGCCGGCTGGAGACCGCACTGAGCACCTTCGGTGTCGCGGCGCTCGGCCGGATGGAGGAGCGGCTCCCGTGGTTCCGGCGGATGCCCGCCGAGCAGCGGTCCTGGATCGGGCTCGTGGCGCAGACGTCGATCGCGGCGTTCGTCGACTGGTTCCGCAACGGCGAGCGGACCAGGGTCGCGCTGGGCGGCGAGGTCTTCGCGACCGCCCCGCGCGAGATGATGCGCACGATCAGGCTCCAGCACACCGTCGACATGATCCGGGTGATCAGCGAGGTCGTGGAGACGCGGCTGCACGACCTGGCCGCCCCCGGCGGCGAGGCGCAGCTGCGCGAGGCGATCCTGCGCTACACCCGCGAGGTCGCGTTCAGCGCCGCCCAGGTCTACGCGCGGGCCGCGGAGACCCGCGGCGCCTGGGACGCCCGCCTGGAGGCGCTGGTGGTCGACTCGCTGCTGCGCGGCGACGGCGACGACGGCCTGCACTCCTGGGCCGCCGCGCTCGGCTGGACGACCAAGCCCGTCGTCGTCATCGCGGGGCACGCCCCCGAGGACAGCTCGGAGGCGATCGCCGACCAGATCAAGCTCGCGGCCCGGCGGCTGCGCGTGGACGTCCTGTCCGGGGTGCAGGGCAGCCGGCTCATCGTGATCGTCGGTGGCGCCGAGGATCCGTTGGCCGCGGCCCGGCAGCTCTCGGCTAAGTTCGGGCAGGGCCCCGTGGTCGTCGGCCCGGAGGCGCCCGACCTGTACGGGGCCACGGCCTCGGCCAAGGCGGCGCTCGCGGGACTGCGCGCCGCGGTCGGCTGGCCGGACGCGCCCCGGCCCGTCGCGGCGTCGGAGCTGCTGCCGGAGCGGGCCCTGGACGGCGACGAGGCGGCCCGCAAATACCTCGTCGAGCAGGTCTTCGCGCCCATCCAGGCGGCGGGCGCCCCCTTGCTGGACACCCTCACGACGTACCTGGAACAGGGGTCGTCCCTGGAGGCGACGGCCCGGCTCCTGTACGTCCACCCCAACACCGTCCGATACCGCTTGCGCAGGGTGAGCGAACTGACCGGCCTGACCCCGACGGACGGGCGCGGCGCGTTCACTCTCCGGATCGCCCTCGTGCTCGGAAGATTCACCGATCGGAGCGGTTCGTTTTAA
- a CDS encoding beta-ketoacyl-ACP synthase III codes for MIRLSEGRNGARILAFGHYQPDNVVTNDDLAARGVDTNDAWIRSRVGIVERRIALEDESMLDLAVAAGGKALAASGLTAADIDLVIVATCTAETQVPNASATVAFRLGIQAPGAFDVNAACAGFAYALSTASDAIRAGSAKNVLVVGAEKFSPWIDWTDRTTCIIFADGAGAAVVTGADVPQVGPVVWGSDGENADKIMVQDRNSFLSQDGQAVFRWATTALHPVALEACRRAGIDPSELAAFVPHQANLRIIRGIAKKLNAPNAVIAEDIVNAGNTSAASIPMALSRMIERGDVKSGEPALIIGFGAGLTYAAQVIQIP; via the coding sequence ATGATCCGGCTGTCCGAAGGGCGCAACGGCGCCCGCATCCTGGCCTTCGGCCATTATCAGCCCGACAACGTCGTCACCAACGACGACCTCGCCGCACGCGGCGTCGACACCAACGACGCGTGGATCCGCTCCCGCGTCGGCATCGTCGAGCGCAGGATCGCGCTGGAGGACGAGTCGATGCTCGACCTCGCGGTCGCCGCGGGGGGCAAGGCGCTGGCCGCCAGCGGACTGACCGCCGCCGACATCGACCTCGTCATCGTCGCGACCTGCACGGCCGAGACCCAGGTGCCGAACGCCTCGGCGACCGTGGCGTTCCGCCTCGGCATCCAGGCGCCCGGCGCGTTCGACGTCAACGCGGCCTGCGCGGGCTTCGCCTACGCGCTGTCCACGGCCAGCGACGCGATCCGCGCCGGTTCGGCCAAGAACGTCCTGGTGGTCGGCGCGGAGAAGTTCTCCCCGTGGATCGACTGGACGGACCGCACGACCTGCATCATCTTCGCCGACGGCGCGGGCGCCGCGGTGGTGACCGGCGCGGACGTCCCGCAGGTCGGTCCGGTGGTGTGGGGGAGCGACGGCGAGAACGCCGACAAGATCATGGTGCAGGACCGCAACTCGTTCCTGTCCCAGGACGGCCAGGCCGTCTTCCGGTGGGCGACCACCGCGCTGCACCCGGTGGCGCTGGAGGCGTGCCGGCGGGCGGGCATCGACCCGTCCGAGCTGGCGGCGTTCGTGCCGCACCAGGCGAACCTCAGGATCATCCGCGGCATCGCGAAGAAGCTCAACGCGCCCAACGCGGTGATCGCCGAGGACATCGTCAACGCCGGGAACACCTCTGCCGCGTCCATCCCGATGGCGCTCTCGCGCATGATCGAGCGCGGCGACGTCAAGTCGGGAGAACCGGCTCTCATTATCGGGTTCGGCGCAGGTTTGACCTACGCTGCCCAGGTCATCCAGATCCCCTAG
- the aceE gene encoding pyruvate dehydrogenase (acetyl-transferring), homodimeric type: MPSGRQRFSIISDGLPSQLPDINPDETREWLESLDTVIKTEGRTRARYVMLKLLERAREQQVGVPGLRSTDYINTIPPEKEPWFPGDEHIERRIRAYIRWNAAIMVSRANRPELSVGGHIATYASAASLYEVGFNHFFRGKDHGESGDQVFIQGHAAPGVYARAFLEGRLSEQQLDGFRQEVSHPGGGLSSYPHPRLMPDFWEFPTVSMGLTAIDSIYQARFNRYLLSRELKDTSRSHVWAFLGDGEMDEPESLGAIGLAAREELDNLTFVINCNLQRLDGPVRGNGKIIQELESYFRGAGWNVIKVIWGRDWDPLLAKDVDGVLVNKMNNTPDGQMQTFTVEPGAYTREQFFGDDPRLRKIVEHLSDDDLTKLSRGGHDYRKLFAAFKAAREHVGQPTVILTHTIKGWTLGPDFEARMSSHQMKKLTKNELKEFRDRLYLDIPDSALEADLPPYYHPGQDSEEIQYMQERRAALGGFLPKRINRAKPLTLPGDAPYDELRKGSGKQSVATTMAFVRLLKDLMKDKNIGQRFVPIIPDEARTFGMDAMFPTAKIYSPHGQTYESADRKLMLSYKESEQGQILHEGISEAGSMASLIASSTAYATHGEHMIPIYIFYSMFGWQRTGDQMWAMADQMGRGFMLGATAGRTTLTGEGLQHADGHSHLLASTNPATVSYDPSWSFELSHIVKDALRRMYSATPEHPLGEDINYYLTLYNEPYVQPVEPAGLDVKDLLRGLYKFADGPDLGSEAPKAQILSSGVAGPWGVEAQRILAEDWGVSADLWSVPSWTELRREAMNCDTFNLLNPEREQLIPFVTRRLADVPGPIVAVSDFMRAVQDQIAPWVPGDFTSLGTDGFGFSDTRAAARRFFHVDAQSIVLQVLTRLVKRGELKHEVLQQAIARYGLDQGVAAVSGANAPAESGGAA; this comes from the coding sequence GTGCCTTCCGGACGCCAACGCTTCTCGATCATTAGCGACGGCCTGCCGAGCCAGCTCCCGGACATCAACCCGGACGAGACCAGGGAGTGGCTCGAATCACTGGACACGGTCATCAAGACCGAGGGCCGTACCAGGGCCCGCTATGTGATGCTCAAGCTGCTTGAGCGAGCCAGGGAACAGCAGGTCGGGGTGCCCGGCCTGCGCAGCACCGACTACATCAACACCATCCCCCCGGAGAAGGAGCCCTGGTTCCCCGGCGACGAGCACATCGAGCGTCGCATCCGGGCCTATATCCGGTGGAATGCCGCGATCATGGTCTCCCGGGCGAACCGTCCGGAGCTGAGTGTCGGCGGCCATATCGCCACCTATGCCTCGGCCGCCTCCCTCTACGAGGTCGGCTTCAACCACTTCTTCCGCGGCAAGGACCACGGCGAGTCCGGTGACCAGGTGTTCATCCAGGGCCACGCGGCCCCGGGCGTGTACGCGCGCGCGTTCCTCGAGGGCCGACTGAGCGAGCAGCAGCTCGACGGGTTCCGCCAGGAGGTCTCGCACCCCGGCGGCGGTCTGTCGTCGTACCCGCACCCGCGGCTCATGCCCGACTTCTGGGAGTTCCCGACCGTCTCGATGGGCCTCACCGCCATCGACTCGATCTACCAGGCGCGGTTCAACCGCTACCTGCTCTCGCGCGAGCTCAAGGACACCTCCCGCTCGCACGTCTGGGCCTTCCTGGGCGACGGCGAGATGGACGAGCCCGAGTCGCTCGGCGCGATCGGCCTCGCCGCCCGCGAGGAGCTGGACAACCTCACCTTCGTGATCAACTGCAACCTCCAGCGGCTCGACGGGCCGGTCCGGGGCAACGGGAAGATCATCCAGGAGCTGGAGTCCTACTTCCGCGGCGCCGGCTGGAACGTCATCAAGGTCATCTGGGGCCGCGACTGGGACCCGTTGCTGGCCAAGGACGTGGACGGTGTGCTCGTCAACAAGATGAACAACACCCCCGACGGCCAGATGCAGACCTTCACCGTCGAGCCCGGCGCCTACACGCGCGAGCAGTTCTTCGGTGACGACCCCCGGCTGCGCAAGATCGTCGAGCACCTGAGCGACGACGACCTCACCAAGCTCTCGCGCGGCGGCCACGACTACCGCAAGCTCTTCGCCGCCTTCAAGGCAGCGCGTGAGCACGTCGGCCAGCCGACCGTGATCCTGACGCACACCATCAAGGGCTGGACCCTCGGACCCGACTTCGAGGCCCGCATGTCCAGCCACCAGATGAAGAAGCTCACCAAGAACGAGCTCAAGGAGTTCCGGGACCGTCTCTACCTGGACATCCCGGACTCGGCCCTCGAGGCCGACCTCCCGCCCTACTACCACCCGGGCCAGGACTCCGAAGAGATCCAGTACATGCAGGAGCGCCGTGCCGCGCTGGGCGGCTTCCTGCCGAAGCGGATCAACCGCGCCAAGCCGCTCACCCTGCCCGGCGACGCGCCGTACGACGAGCTGCGCAAGGGCTCGGGCAAGCAGTCGGTGGCCACCACCATGGCCTTCGTCCGCCTGCTCAAGGACCTCATGAAGGACAAGAACATCGGCCAGCGCTTCGTGCCGATCATTCCGGACGAGGCCCGCACCTTCGGCATGGACGCGATGTTCCCGACGGCGAAGATCTACTCGCCGCACGGGCAGACGTACGAGTCGGCCGACCGCAAGCTGATGCTGTCCTACAAGGAGTCCGAGCAGGGCCAGATCCTGCACGAGGGCATCTCCGAGGCCGGCTCCATGGCGTCGCTGATCGCCTCCAGCACGGCCTACGCCACGCACGGCGAGCACATGATCCCGATCTACATCTTCTACTCGATGTTCGGGTGGCAGCGGACCGGCGACCAGATGTGGGCGATGGCCGACCAGATGGGCCGCGGGTTCATGCTGGGCGCCACCGCGGGCCGCACGACCCTGACGGGCGAGGGCCTCCAGCACGCCGACGGGCACTCGCACCTGCTGGCCTCGACCAACCCGGCGACGGTCAGCTACGACCCGTCCTGGTCGTTCGAGCTGTCGCACATCGTCAAGGACGCGCTCCGCAGGATGTACTCGGCGACCCCCGAGCACCCGCTGGGCGAGGACATCAACTACTACCTGACGCTGTACAACGAGCCTTACGTACAGCCCGTCGAGCCGGCCGGCCTGGACGTCAAGGACCTGCTGCGCGGCCTGTACAAGTTCGCCGACGGACCGGACCTCGGGTCGGAGGCGCCCAAGGCGCAGATCCTCTCGTCCGGCGTGGCCGGGCCCTGGGGCGTCGAGGCCCAGCGGATCCTCGCCGAGGACTGGGGCGTGTCGGCGGACCTGTGGTCGGTGCCGTCCTGGACCGAGCTGCGCCGCGAGGCGATGAACTGCGACACCTTCAACCTGCTCAACCCCGAGCGCGAGCAGCTGATCCCGTTCGTGACGCGGCGCCTGGCCGACGTCCCGGGCCCGATCGTCGCGGTCAGCGACTTCATGCGCGCGGTGCAGGACCAGATCGCGCCGTGGGTCCCGGGTGACTTCACCTCGCTCGGCACCGACGGGTTCGGGTTCTCCGACACCCGCGCCGCGGCCCGCCGCTTCTTCCACGTCGACGCCCAGTCGATCGTGCTCCAGGTGCTCACCCGCCTGGTGAAGCGCGGCGAGCTGAAGCACGAGGTGCTCCAGCAGGCGATCGCCCGCTACGGCCTGGACCAGGGCGTCGCGGCGGTCTCGGGCGCCAACGCCCCGGCCGAGTCGGGCGGCGCGGCCTGA
- a CDS encoding vWA domain-containing protein yields the protein MRRIFAAITAAALLAAGCSPSEPPEGSVLHVLAGSELADLDPVLKDAAKATGVSVQFTYAGTLDGVRRVVSGEAGRDHEAIWFASNRYLELQKSSAAGTATPIMSSPVVLGVRPEAAQRLGWTGRRPSWADIAKAAVNRDFTYGMTSPAASNSGFSALVGVATALNAGQDLDPASVEKVAPGLRDFFSAQTLTAGSSGWLSEAFVRKGAEVDGLVNYESVLKSLNASGRLPQPLTLVYPSDGVVTADYPLTLLPGASEATQSAYKKITEYLLKPETQRRIVETTHRRPKAEGVPFEGVADVKELPFPGAPQTVDGLLAAFYDELRRPSRTAYVVDLSGSMTGDRIEDLKRAFVSLTGGDTAAFDRFHNREEVTVVPFSTKPHAAKEFTVPADDPDSALLQIRRYAEDLQVGGGTAIYDGLTSAYQLLNGKIAADPDRFTSIVLMTDGENTGGMDFAKFKARYSAFAELGVPVYPVLFGEAKEDEMKALADLTGGRSFDARKQSLQEVFKEIRGYQ from the coding sequence ATGAGAAGGATCTTCGCGGCGATCACGGCCGCCGCCCTCCTGGCGGCGGGATGCTCCCCCTCCGAGCCCCCCGAAGGCTCCGTCCTCCACGTCCTCGCCGGCAGCGAGCTCGCGGACCTCGACCCCGTGCTCAAGGACGCGGCCAAGGCGACCGGCGTGAGCGTGCAGTTCACCTACGCGGGGACGCTCGACGGCGTCCGCCGGGTGGTCTCCGGCGAGGCGGGACGCGATCACGAGGCGATCTGGTTCGCCTCCAACCGCTACCTGGAGCTGCAGAAGAGCTCCGCCGCCGGCACCGCCACCCCGATCATGTCCTCGCCCGTCGTGCTGGGCGTCCGGCCCGAGGCCGCGCAGCGCCTGGGCTGGACCGGCCGGCGACCGTCGTGGGCGGACATCGCGAAGGCCGCGGTGAACCGCGACTTCACCTACGGGATGACCAGCCCCGCCGCGTCGAACTCCGGGTTCTCCGCGCTCGTCGGTGTGGCCACGGCGCTCAACGCCGGGCAGGACCTCGACCCGGCGAGCGTCGAGAAGGTGGCCCCGGGCCTTCGGGACTTCTTCTCCGCCCAGACCCTGACGGCGGGGTCGTCCGGCTGGCTGTCGGAGGCGTTCGTGCGCAAGGGCGCCGAGGTGGACGGACTGGTCAACTACGAGTCGGTCCTGAAGTCGCTCAACGCCTCCGGGAGGCTCCCCCAGCCGCTGACGCTCGTCTACCCGTCGGACGGCGTCGTCACCGCCGACTACCCGCTGACGCTCCTGCCCGGGGCGTCCGAGGCCACCCAGAGCGCCTACAAGAAGATCACCGAGTACCTCCTCAAGCCCGAGACCCAGCGCCGGATCGTGGAGACGACCCATCGCAGGCCGAAGGCCGAGGGCGTCCCGTTCGAGGGCGTGGCCGACGTGAAGGAGCTCCCCTTCCCCGGCGCTCCCCAGACCGTCGACGGGCTTCTGGCGGCCTTCTACGACGAACTGCGCAGGCCGTCACGGACCGCTTACGTCGTCGACCTCTCCGGCTCGATGACGGGCGACAGGATCGAGGACCTCAAGCGCGCGTTCGTCTCCCTGACGGGAGGGGACACCGCGGCCTTCGACAGGTTCCACAACCGGGAGGAGGTGACCGTGGTCCCGTTCAGCACCAAGCCGCACGCCGCCAAGGAGTTCACCGTCCCCGCCGACGATCCGGACTCCGCGCTGCTGCAGATCCGCCGCTACGCCGAGGACCTCCAGGTCGGCGGCGGCACCGCGATCTACGACGGCCTGACGAGCGCGTACCAGCTGCTCAACGGCAAGATCGCGGCGGACCCCGACAGGTTCACCTCGATCGTGCTCATGACCGACGGGGAGAACACCGGCGGCATGGACTTCGCCAAGTTCAAGGCGCGCTACTCCGCCTTCGCCGAGCTCGGGGTGCCCGTGTACCCCGTGCTGTTCGGCGAGGCCAAGGAGGACGAGATGAAGGCGCTCGCCGACCTCACCGGCGGCAGGTCGTTCGACGCGCGCAAGCAGTCGCTGCAGGAGGTCTTCAAGGAGATCCGCGGCTACCAGTGA
- a CDS encoding ACP S-malonyltransferase produces the protein MLLITAPGQGAQTPGFLAPWLEVPGVADRLGAWSDIVGLDLIRCGTTADADEIKDTAVAQPLLVAAALVTFQALGLRPDAVAGHSVGELAAAAMAGVLTEEEAMRLVAVRGRGMAEAAAVTQTGMTAVLGGDVDEVLAAIAKQGLTPANINGNGQIVAAGTLEQLAAFAEEPPAKARLRPLAVAGAFHTEHMAPAVAALDAAAASVTPKDPEITLVSNRDGAVVESGADFLARLVGQVSSPVRWDLCTRTFADLGVTALIELAPGGTLVGLARRDLKGVALLGLKTPEDIEKARELA, from the coding sequence GTGCTTCTCATCACAGCTCCCGGCCAAGGCGCCCAGACCCCCGGATTCCTCGCCCCGTGGCTCGAGGTCCCCGGCGTTGCGGATCGGCTCGGTGCCTGGTCCGACATCGTCGGTCTGGATCTGATCCGCTGCGGCACGACCGCGGACGCCGACGAGATCAAGGACACCGCGGTCGCCCAGCCCCTGCTGGTCGCCGCGGCGCTCGTCACCTTCCAGGCGCTGGGCCTGCGGCCCGACGCGGTCGCCGGGCACAGCGTCGGCGAGCTGGCCGCGGCCGCGATGGCAGGGGTCCTCACCGAGGAGGAGGCCATGCGCCTGGTGGCCGTTCGCGGCCGCGGCATGGCCGAGGCCGCCGCCGTCACGCAGACCGGCATGACCGCGGTCCTCGGCGGCGACGTCGACGAGGTGCTCGCCGCGATCGCCAAGCAGGGGCTCACCCCCGCCAACATCAACGGCAACGGCCAGATCGTCGCGGCCGGCACCCTGGAGCAGCTCGCGGCGTTCGCCGAGGAGCCTCCGGCCAAGGCCCGGCTGCGTCCCCTCGCGGTGGCCGGCGCCTTCCACACCGAGCACATGGCCCCGGCCGTCGCCGCGCTCGACGCCGCGGCCGCCTCGGTCACCCCGAAGGACCCGGAGATCACATTGGTCTCCAACAGGGACGGCGCGGTGGTCGAGTCCGGCGCGGACTTCCTCGCCCGGCTCGTCGGCCAGGTCAGCTCGCCGGTCCGCTGGGACCTGTGCACGCGGACCTTCGCCGACCTGGGCGTCACCGCGCTCATCGAACTCGCGCCCGGCGGCACGCTGGTGGGCCTGGCCCGCCGCGACCTCAAGGGCGTCGCGCTACTCGGCCTGAAGACCCCCGAGGACATCGAAAAGGCACGGGAGCTCGCATGA
- a CDS encoding secondary thiamine-phosphate synthase enzyme YjbQ: protein MKTTLLSVTTGRRDTVHDITGECRDFISGEGDGLLHVFVPHATAGIAVLELGAGSDDDLLAALRDLLPADDRWRHAHGTRGHGRSHVLPALIPPYATIPVIGGRLALGTWQSIALVDINVDNPDRNVRLSFLGGA from the coding sequence ATGAAGACGACTCTCCTCTCGGTGACCACCGGACGCCGCGACACCGTTCACGACATCACCGGCGAATGCCGCGATTTCATCAGCGGCGAAGGCGACGGGCTCCTGCACGTCTTCGTCCCGCACGCGACCGCCGGGATCGCGGTCCTCGAACTCGGCGCCGGCAGCGACGACGACCTGCTCGCCGCGCTCCGCGACCTGCTCCCGGCCGACGACAGGTGGCGCCACGCCCATGGCACCCGGGGCCACGGCCGCTCCCACGTACTGCCCGCCCTCATCCCGCCTTATGCAACGATTCCCGTTATCGGGGGAAGACTTGCCCTCGGCACCTGGCAGTCGATCGCCCTCGTCGACATCAACGTCGACAATCCCGACCGGAACGTGCGCCTGTCGTTTCTGGGAGGAGCATGA
- a CDS encoding acyl carrier protein translates to MAEVTTQTILDGLGEIVEEIVGIPAADVTPEKNFIDDLDIDSLSMVEIAVAAQDKFGVEIPDDELKNLRTVQDVVNYVQNLAAKA, encoded by the coding sequence ATGGCTGAAGTCACCACCCAGACCATCCTCGACGGCCTCGGCGAGATCGTCGAAGAGATCGTCGGCATCCCGGCCGCCGACGTCACCCCCGAGAAGAACTTCATCGACGACCTCGACATCGACTCCCTGTCGATGGTCGAGATCGCCGTCGCCGCCCAGGACAAGTTCGGCGTCGAGATCCCCGACGACGAGCTGAAGAACCTCCGCACGGTGCAGGACGTCGTCAACTACGTCCAGAACCTCGCGGCCAAGGCCTGA
- a CDS encoding DUF3052 domain-containing protein, translated as MSATAGQAQTERSLAERLGFKPGQVVQELGWDEDVSEELRASIEAVIGNEMVDEDYEDVADVVVLWWRDEDGDLVDGLVDALSSIAGGGHIWLLTPKAGREGHVEPSDISEAAPTAGLAQTKSVSAAPEWSGSRLVAPKGRM; from the coding sequence GTGAGCGCGACCGCGGGCCAGGCGCAGACGGAGCGCAGCCTGGCCGAAAGGCTCGGTTTCAAGCCGGGCCAGGTGGTGCAGGAGCTCGGCTGGGACGAGGACGTCTCCGAGGAGCTGCGTGCCTCCATCGAGGCCGTCATCGGCAACGAGATGGTCGACGAGGATTACGAAGACGTCGCGGACGTCGTCGTGCTGTGGTGGCGCGACGAAGACGGCGACCTCGTCGACGGCCTGGTCGACGCCCTGTCCTCCATCGCCGGCGGCGGGCACATCTGGCTGCTCACCCCCAAGGCCGGCCGTGAAGGCCATGTGGAGCCCAGCGACATCTCCGAGGCGGCGCCCACCGCGGGCCTCGCCCAGACCAAGAGCGTCAGCGCCGCCCCCGAATGGTCGGGTTCACGGCTCGTCGCACCGAAGGGCCGCATGTAA
- a CDS encoding DUF3145 domain-containing protein: MTVRGVFHVHSAPPALCPHIEWATAGVLGVPVKLLWTDQPAAPGSQRAELCWEGKAGIAAAITSSLRAWKLARFEVTEEASPGADGMRYCFTPTLGVFTATVGANGDIMIPEDRLRHVMANAANGRTTLELELDKLLGTPWDHELEPFRRAGDGAPVRWLHAAG; encoded by the coding sequence GTGACCGTACGCGGTGTGTTTCACGTCCACTCCGCGCCACCTGCGCTGTGCCCGCACATCGAATGGGCGACCGCGGGTGTGCTTGGCGTGCCCGTCAAACTACTGTGGACAGACCAGCCCGCTGCCCCCGGCAGTCAGCGGGCCGAACTGTGCTGGGAGGGCAAAGCCGGCATCGCCGCAGCCATCACCTCCTCCCTGCGCGCCTGGAAGCTGGCGCGCTTCGAGGTGACCGAGGAGGCGTCTCCGGGCGCCGACGGCATGCGCTACTGCTTCACCCCGACCCTCGGCGTCTTCACCGCGACGGTCGGCGCGAACGGCGACATCATGATCCCCGAGGACCGGCTGCGCCATGTGATGGCGAACGCCGCGAACGGCCGGACCACGCTGGAGCTCGAACTCGACAAACTGCTGGGCACGCCGTGGGACCACGAGCTCGAACCGTTCCGCCGGGCCGGCGACGGCGCCCCCGTCCGCTGGCTGCACGCCGCAGGCTGA
- a CDS encoding peroxiredoxin: protein MAVEVGDKAPDFELKDQHGTPVKLSDFAGEKDVVLVFYPLAFSGICTGELCAIRDELPTLGGDDVQVLAVSVDSVFTHRAWAEQEGYQFSLLSDFWPHGGVAAAYGVFDEEKGLARRGTFIIDKAGVVQWKVDNDIPNARDLDAYRKALAEIA from the coding sequence ATGGCCGTTGAGGTCGGAGACAAGGCGCCGGACTTCGAACTGAAGGACCAGCACGGCACGCCCGTCAAGCTGTCGGACTTCGCGGGCGAGAAGGATGTCGTCCTGGTCTTCTACCCGCTGGCGTTCAGCGGCATCTGCACAGGTGAGCTGTGCGCCATCCGGGACGAGCTGCCCACCCTGGGCGGCGACGACGTCCAGGTGCTCGCGGTGTCCGTCGACTCGGTCTTCACGCACCGCGCGTGGGCCGAGCAGGAGGGCTACCAGTTCTCGCTCCTCTCGGACTTCTGGCCGCACGGTGGCGTCGCCGCCGCCTACGGCGTGTTCGACGAGGAGAAGGGCCTGGCGCGCCGTGGCACCTTCATCATCGACAAGGCGGGCGTCGTGCAGTGGAAGGTCGACAACGACATTCCCAACGCGCGCGACCTCGACGCGTACCGCAAGGCACTCGCCGAGATCGCCTGA
- a CDS encoding sulfotransferase family protein, translated as MERPIFVVGCPRSGTTLLQLMLHAHPRIALPPETRFLLPAYYGREMFGDLADRGNRRALGVWITGTKGHKFPDLGLDRHAVVDEIEAGPPTLGSAVGTVFRAYSRGHGKPRWGDKRPGYVRYLPELFRLFPNAQIVHLIRDGRDCVGSLKGMPWWPHDSAFAMTTWAAAIDAGVRARRYLPPNSYHELQYERLVTDPESELRRLCGFLREDFDPAMLHPRAVASVTPRRKRHHARTHQAVDALAVHSWQTRLDEAEIGLAEYFLAARLRRYGYPLGDAPRPSAKAVTHYLATAAAMRRSRMAREAKDAVRRLREHGDLACRLDQDVLVLGR; from the coding sequence GTGGAACGCCCCATCTTCGTCGTCGGCTGCCCACGATCGGGTACCACGCTCCTCCAGCTCATGCTGCACGCCCACCCCAGGATCGCGCTCCCTCCCGAAACCCGGTTCCTCCTCCCGGCCTACTACGGCCGCGAAATGTTCGGCGACCTGGCCGACCGCGGCAACCGGCGCGCCCTCGGCGTCTGGATCACCGGGACGAAGGGGCACAAGTTCCCCGACCTCGGCCTTGACCGCCACGCCGTCGTCGACGAGATCGAGGCGGGCCCGCCGACCCTCGGCTCCGCCGTCGGCACCGTCTTCCGCGCCTACTCCCGCGGGCACGGCAAGCCGCGCTGGGGCGACAAGCGGCCCGGATACGTGCGCTACCTGCCCGAACTGTTCAGGCTCTTCCCCAACGCGCAGATCGTCCATCTGATCCGGGACGGCCGCGACTGCGTCGGCTCGCTCAAGGGCATGCCGTGGTGGCCGCACGACAGCGCCTTCGCGATGACGACCTGGGCCGCGGCGATCGACGCGGGCGTCCGCGCCCGGCGCTACCTGCCGCCGAACTCCTACCACGAGCTCCAGTACGAGCGGCTGGTCACCGACCCCGAGTCGGAGCTGCGACGGCTCTGCGGCTTCCTGCGCGAGGACTTCGACCCGGCGATGCTGCACCCGCGCGCGGTCGCCTCGGTGACCCCGCGCCGCAAGAGGCACCACGCCCGCACCCACCAGGCGGTCGACGCGCTCGCGGTGCACTCCTGGCAGACCCGGCTGGACGAAGCCGAGATCGGCCTCGCCGAGTACTTCCTGGCCGCCCGCCTGCGCCGGTACGGCTACCCGCTCGGCGACGCCCCGCGCCCGTCGGCCAAGGCGGTCACCCACTACCTGGCGACGGCCGCGGCGATGCGGCGCAGCCGGATGGCCCGGGAGGCCAAGGACGCGGTGCGCAGGCTGCGCGAACACGGCGACCTGGCCTGCCGGCTCGACCAGGACGTGCTGGTGCTCGGCCGCTGA